Below is a genomic region from Candidatus Methylomirabilota bacterium.
GCGTTCCGAAAATTGCCGTAGCTATTCAGGTGGCCCTCGTCGTCGAGGAGGACGAGACGCGCATCCTTGCCGGCCTCGAGCAGCGCCCTCGCCATCTGCTCGGACTCGCGGACATTCACCCGGCTGTCCCGCGTGCCATGAATCAGGAGAATCGACCCCTGCACGCGATCGACCTTGAAGAGGGGGGAGCGCGCTTCGAGAGCCTTCCGGCCTTCGGGCGTGTACGGATCCCCGATGTACTTCAAGAATCGCGGGACGTAGGTCAGCTTCCAGTAGGGCGGAATCGTCTCGAAGAGAGTCACGAGGTTCGAGGGGCCCACCACGCTCACCCCGCAGGCGAATACGTCGGGGGTGAAGGTCATGCCGACCAGGGCGGCATAGCCTCCGTAGCTGCCCCCGTAGATGGCCACGCGCTTCGGATCGGCCACTCCGCGCTTGACGGCCCAGCCCACCGCGTCGACGAGGTCGTCGTGCATCTTGCCCGCGTACTCGCCGATGGCGGACTCCATGAAGCGCCGGCCGTATCCAGTGGAGCCGCGATAGTTCACCTGCAGCACCGCGTAGCCCCGGTTCGCGAGGAACTGCACCTCCGGGTCGTAGAGCCAGTAGTCGCGCCACCAGTGCCCGCCGTGGACGACGAGGACGAGCGGGCCCGGCGCCGTGAAGCCGGCGGGGCGCGTCAGATAGCCGTGCAGCTCGAGCCCGTCGCGGCTCTTGAAGGCGACCGGCTCCACGGAAGTCAGCGCGTCGGCAAACGCCATCGACGGCGACCGTCCGAGGAGCACCGGCTCGCCCCCGCCGCGCTCGACGAGATACGACTCGTATCCTCTATCCGTGCCCGCCTGGACGGTCATCCGCCGCTCGGCATCGTCGAGACTGAGGACCCACAGATTCGCCGGGCCGCGGCGCTTGAGGGAGGCGAGGGCCGCGGCTAGCTCGGGGTCGAACACCGTCTCCCTCGGATAGTCCGGATTCACGGAAGCGATCAGGGGAGTTCGGGTGCGCTCGCTCACTCGCACCCACTCCACATCCACTCGCGGATGCTCGTAGACAACGGAGTCTTTGCCCGTTTCGAGGTCCACGCGCAAGAGTGCTCGGCGATCACGACCGCCGCCCGACAAGGCCCAGAGCCCTCGGTCGTCAGGCGTCACGCCGAGCAGCTCGACCTGAAACTCCTCGTCGGCGAGCGTCCGGACGGCGCGCCACGTGCCCGTCCGCCAGACTTCCAGACTCTGCCCGGTACCCGAGCGCCTCAGGCGGGCACGCGGCATCCCGTCCTGGTCGGTCATCCACTGCGTGACGTCGCCGGGGTTCTCGGCGATGAGGCTCGCCTCGCGGGTGGCCAGGCTCACACGATAGAGATCGAAGATCGAGCGATCGCGCCGGTTCGACGAGATGATGACGTGCGCCGGATCGGCGCGGAGCACCCGATGAATCCAGGATCGTGAGCTGGGCCACGGGGTCAGGTCGACCGGCTTGTCGGTCGGCGCTTCCGTGTCGGCCAGATAGACGTGGAGGTTCTCATCTCCGTCGCGGTCCTGCCCGTAGAGGACGTGGCGGCTGTCCTGGGCCCACCGGAAACCGAAGATCGACCGGGAGGAATGCGTGTCGAGAATCGTCGGCTGCCGATCATCGAGAGAGCGAAAGAAGATCGTGCTGCGCCTCTGGTGGGAGGCGATCCAGCCCAGCTTGGTCCCGTCGGGCGAGAGACGGTACCCGTAGTTCGATTCCCGATTGGCGAAGAAGCGCGAGACGGGAATGAGCTCGGGCGGCTTGTCCGCGGCGCCTCGGCGCGGCAGCTCCTCCGCGCAGCCGACGAAGAGGGTTATGGCGAGAAGACAGGATGCGAGCGCTCGCATGCGCCCCCCTCACATGACCGGTGATTTTCGCTCGCCGTCCCGCTCCCAGACGTTGAAGGCGGCGTCCCAGACAGCGATCATACCGTCTCGCATCCGCCACACCTCGAGCCCGCGGCCCGCCATGCGCTTGCCGGTTTCGTGGTCCTCCCAGGTGCCCTCCCAGACATTAGCGAGGACGTTCCCCTCGAGGGCCAGGAGCGTCTTCTGCAGGCGGTAGTTCTTCTGCCGCGACAGGCGCGCGGTGAAGAGCTTGCGGAGCGCATCGCGTCCGCGCAGCTCCGGCTGCTCGGAGAACCGAACGACGCAATCCTCGGTGAAGCCGTGCACCAGTGCCTCGATATCGCGCCGGTGGAACATGTCCTCGACGGCGCGGAGCAGCCCGGCCACTTGCTCGCGCGACCAGGGATCCTCACCCTTGGGAAATGTCAGAAGCTCAGACTCCAGAGCCAAAACCTCCCGCGGTGCGCACCGTGGCCGCTTCGCCCATGTGCCCGGCGGAGTGCATGATCAGAATCGCGGGCACCACCGCGGAACGCGACCGGCCGGCAAAGGCTTTCACCATTCCCTCGGCGCGGGTGCCGAAGCAGCCGAGAGCGGCAGCTTTCTCGACGGCGCTGGCTTCGATCTCGCCCTTCCAGTCGCCCGGTCCGAAACCGCCGACGATCTCCCGTGTCCGCCGGCCCACGGCGTCCCGGTAGTCCCGCAGCGCCGCGATGTCGATCTTCTCGCTCAGCTCGGACACCTCGGGCTTGGTCATCCCGATGCCAAAGTCGGGCCGCGAGATCTTCAGCCGCCCGGACCAGCCCCCGTCGAGGACCTGATCACGCCCACTGATCAGGAGATTGGCGAAGACGTCCTCCGCGCGAGAGATGTGCCACATGAGCCACGCCAGCGAGTTCAGGTCCTCCCGGGGCCGCACCCGCATCTGCTCGTCGGTGAGGCCACCGAAGGTTCGCTCGGCCATCGACATCTTGTCGCCGCCCACGGCCGCGGAGTGCACGCGGCAGTGCTCATCGAGGAGAAGGTCACGAGCATCCATGTTCTAGTCTCCCGTTGATCTCCCCTCACCCTGCCCTCTCCCCAGAGGGGAGAGGGATCCAGAAACAATCAACCCTCCTCTCCTCTGGGGAGAGGGCCGCCGTTCGAGCTGAGCGGCCACGCCGCGAGGCGAGGGCTGAGATAATGAGGGGGCAGAGGTTATGCGCCCGCGAAGTTGTAGAAGCGCGCGGCGTTGTCGCAGACGATCTTGCGCCGCACGTCGGCGGGCAGGTGCGCCGTCTCGCGCGCGATGTATTCGCGCGAATCGGGCCAGATGCCGTCCGGATGCGGGAAGTCCGAGCCCCACATGATCTTGTCGGCGCCCAGCTCCTCGGTCAGCTTCAGGCCCACAGGGTCGGTCTGGTACGTCGCCCAGCACTGGCGCTTCCAGTACTCGGTGGGCGGCATGGTCAGCGAGAGGTCCTTGAACTGGTCCTCCCACTCCCCGTCCATGCGCCAGAGAATGTAGGGGATCCAGCCGATGCCCGCCTCGCCCAGCACCATCCGGATCCGCGGGTAGCGCTCGAGCACGCCTCCGTAGATCATCGCCATCAGGATCTGGGCCATGTTGATCTGAAAACCCGTGATGTGCGTCGCGAAGGCCATGCGGGCCAGGCGCTTCTCTTCATCCGTCACCTCAGCCCCCGCGCGGGAGAGATCCGATCCCATGAAGACGAGCTTCTGGAGCGGCTCGGGCAGCCGGCTGCCGATGGTGTGGAAGTGGAGCGGCAGCCCGCAGGTGTCGATGACTTCCCAGAGCGGATTCCAGTACGGGTCCCACAGCGGCTTGAGGTCGGGCGAGTTCGCGATGTCGAGGCCGCGCACCGTCCCCCTCTTGGCCACGCGCTCGACTTCAGCGATGGCGGCGTCGATGGGATTGTTGGGGATGGAGGCAAGCCCCGCGAAGCGCTCGGGATGCGTGGAGCAGAAGTCCGCGAGCCACTCGTTGTAGATGCGCATCATC
It encodes:
- a CDS encoding nuclear transport factor 2 family protein yields the protein MALESELLTFPKGEDPWSREQVAGLLRAVEDMFHRRDIEALVHGFTEDCVVRFSEQPELRGRDALRKLFTARLSRQKNYRLQKTLLALEGNVLANVWEGTWEDHETGKRMAGRGLEVWRMRDGMIAVWDAAFNVWERDGERKSPVM
- a CDS encoding DinB family protein is translated as MDARDLLLDEHCRVHSAAVGGDKMSMAERTFGGLTDEQMRVRPREDLNSLAWLMWHISRAEDVFANLLISGRDQVLDGGWSGRLKISRPDFGIGMTKPEVSELSEKIDIAALRDYRDAVGRRTREIVGGFGPGDWKGEIEASAVEKAAALGCFGTRAEGMVKAFAGRSRSAVVPAILIMHSAGHMGEAATVRTAGGFGSGV
- a CDS encoding S9 family peptidase, with the translated sequence MRALASCLLAITLFVGCAEELPRRGAADKPPELIPVSRFFANRESNYGYRLSPDGTKLGWIASHQRRSTIFFRSLDDRQPTILDTHSSRSIFGFRWAQDSRHVLYGQDRDGDENLHVYLADTEAPTDKPVDLTPWPSSRSWIHRVLRADPAHVIISSNRRDRSIFDLYRVSLATREASLIAENPGDVTQWMTDQDGMPRARLRRSGTGQSLEVWRTGTWRAVRTLADEEFQVELLGVTPDDRGLWALSGGGRDRRALLRVDLETGKDSVVYEHPRVDVEWVRVSERTRTPLIASVNPDYPRETVFDPELAAALASLKRRGPANLWVLSLDDAERRMTVQAGTDRGYESYLVERGGGEPVLLGRSPSMAFADALTSVEPVAFKSRDGLELHGYLTRPAGFTAPGPLVLVVHGGHWWRDYWLYDPEVQFLANRGYAVLQVNYRGSTGYGRRFMESAIGEYAGKMHDDLVDAVGWAVKRGVADPKRVAIYGGSYGGYAALVGMTFTPDVFACGVSVVGPSNLVTLFETIPPYWKLTYVPRFLKYIGDPYTPEGRKALEARSPLFKVDRVQGSILLIHGTRDSRVNVRESEQMARALLEAGKDARLVLLDDEGHLNSYGNFRNA
- a CDS encoding amidohydrolase family protein, encoding MRYEMISADCHVDLCWLPPDLFTANASPEMRDRMPYVVDAPKGKTWVTKKGASLGLAGGMGSGGREYVPGRIHRADRMAEKGIYEDGRKGIRRLTDPELRIKDQDLDGVQGEVLYGILGATGRMNDPDATVEMMRIYNEWLADFCSTHPERFAGLASIPNNPIDAAIAEVERVAKRGTVRGLDIANSPDLKPLWDPYWNPLWEVIDTCGLPLHFHTIGSRLPEPLQKLVFMGSDLSRAGAEVTDEEKRLARMAFATHITGFQINMAQILMAMIYGGVLERYPRIRMVLGEAGIGWIPYILWRMDGEWEDQFKDLSLTMPPTEYWKRQCWATYQTDPVGLKLTEELGADKIMWGSDFPHPDGIWPDSREYIARETAHLPADVRRKIVCDNAARFYNFAGA